The Eleutherodactylus coqui strain aEleCoq1 chromosome 10, aEleCoq1.hap1, whole genome shotgun sequence genome contains the following window.
GTCAGCGGCGCATCTCCGCGTCCAACCAGGGAGACAGTGAAGACGTCTTGGGACGAGCGATCGTAGCAACAGGCACTTGTCCCTGTACTGCGGATAATCTGCCATCCAGACAGTATGACGGCGTGCCAACAGGATTATTGTCGGTAAGCGCCAATTAGCAGGCGGATTAGCTGCCTGTGTAAGAGGAGCCTAAGGCCGTATATGAGCGAGCCACTTGGGCTCAGCACCACGGGCGGCCCAGATAATGCAcactggcatgtcctattctcacgCGGGACGTCCACAGGAAAGGTAGTGATTCTTCAAAATCGCATCATCGGTCAGAGTGAAAGGTCGCCGTTGTGAATGAACCAAATGAGTGGGTTCTTCCTCCGTGCGAGTTCTGCCCGTCTTGGACGCAGACAATTCGCACGGAATTCTCACTGCAAGTTTCAGCCGAGGGAGTTGGGCGCACTCACGTCCATTGGCCCGTCCCATTCATCATCCACATCAGTTACTCCTGCTTATGATTTTTCGCCATGTGTTGCAGCGTTATCGCTCAGTTTTGcgcgtttgaatgatttttttgaacataatcattccatgtaaaagcacccaaaGCAGCCGGTCATCTCTGTCCGTGTAAGGAGCGTCGTCCTTGTAAGTTGGGGAACTTGTAATGGCACAGGCCTATCCGGTACAAGGCGTGTATAATCTACATGCACAGATATGTTCTATCCCGTAAGGCctcgggcgggtcggattctgtatgcgggagcccacagcgatATCAGACTCtggccgaggaccctgcttacccgtccggATCGTCttttttctgtgctgcagatgtacgAGCCGGCACACaggcgcagtactttttttagtATTTCAAACTCCTGCTATCCCGCGGAAtccggacggcctccattaacttcaatagaagccgtccgtgcggggaCCGCTGCGATTAGCTTTCCACATCCAAAGATCCCATCAAATCCAAATGATTTAATTtgggtgcggacgcccatgtttccctatgggcggtcttaactgcggatcatccgcaattcaaatccgcccgtggacattgggcctcactgTAAGTCCACTGCTAGttagaccgcctgcagacggctggatcggatccggctgtgagaattctcgcagcgggacccaacccgagcgtctgcagagagcagcgtcactcacctgctcccgcggcccagactctttcatgtgccggctgccgtgcagagcggagccggcggctggtgagtgacgtttctgtgcggggccagctgcgatttgtttgccacgcatGATTTTTGCGTGGCCAAATCGCGACCGTCTGCCTAGGAATTCCacaggaatttccgcccgtctgcaggcggccttagactgcAGGCTTCTGGAGCATGGATCACGTTTATATCCTACATGTGGGTTCTCTCTCTGAATAGGAGTAATTGTTTGCGTTGCGAGATGTAGATACAATTGCGCAGGAATAGAGCCATTGTGTGAAGCGGTGTAGTCACATGTGCAGAGATACAAGATGACGCAATACAAGagaaaaactgcaggatgtcctatttttgggcaattctgttgcAGTCTTCCATTCCTCTCTGCTGGGACTGAGTGCTGCGAGGACTCTtggctcccatagggaataacgCACCATTTGCACTCGTGTGAAAATCATAAGTGCAGCAATGCGAGTGCAGTCTTACAGCATCGGTCTGAGAAACCTGGCCCAATATTTCACCCCGATATGGGATGTATCaatcggctcctcctgctctagagCATGCTACTTGCAGATCGGACACAGTGTTCACACTGACAGATTCTTGTATTCTCAATCTGGGAAATTGGCAGGTCCCATAAGTGTGACAGCAGCGGCTGCGCATGTGAGCTATTCACTCCAATGGGACGGCCGCGCACTTGAACTCTGCTatctttggcagtcccattgaagtgaatggcgcaGTGGCTCGCATGTACGACTACCACTGTTAACATTTCGGGATTTCTCTGCATCGCTGGGGATCCCAAAgatcagactcccactgatcagcaagccaTCTCGTCCTGTAGATTGGGGATAGCtcgccgagatgggaatacccctttaaattgtgggtggtctgttctttacGCTGTACGTTTACTCCATAGGTAAACTGATTCCCCGGCACAGGCTTTACCTTCTGACACATCATAGTGTTCCTGCGGCTGTCCAGCTCTCCTTGGACCGGTCATTAGAGCCAGGTATGGACTCATAGTTTTTAAGAGTTTGCTAACTCCAGTTCTCCAATATTAGCAGAGGCAAAACACAACTGAACGGCTGCGGCTGAGCACCTCCGCCCCCTTTAACAGAAGAATGAGCTTACAGCAGCCGGCCCCCACGTTCAGAACGTCCCACGTCGCTAGAACATGTCAGAAGTTTAGGATCCTCTAGATATTACTCATGCGTCTCTTGGTCACATGACCGCATTAATACGCCTGGGCTTCACCTTTATTCTGCACTACCTACAATATTGCTCCAGCCCCTAGTGAAGCGAACGCCGTCTATAACATCAGCAGATCATGGCGGCACAGACACGTTACATCCCACTTGCTTTATTTAACACGGGCTCAGCTGCATTATGTAGGAGATGCTTCACAAGACGACACAGAGGAAATGAACAAAATGAACCGATAAATATGCACATCTACAGCGCTATGCGAGATACAGGAGCAATCCCAGCGGGCTGCAAAGTGATGCCACCTCTCCTCCCATGGGGCCCTTCCAGTTAGTCTAAGAGTCGGATTGGCATCATCCGTTAGCGGGGGCATCAGCGATGTGTTATTAAAAACAAGGAAAGTCAGAATGTCTTATTTGTGGACCCAGAGTTGTGCCAAGTCTATAGAGTGCAGCTTGTGTTACATTACGTCTAgatagaatttatttattttgcatttttcatATACTTTGTACAAGCCTATAAGGTTTAGTGGCGCAGTGGCCCTATGAACCATATAGGTATGGCTAGCCCTAGCAGCTGGCCTCAAACTAAAGGAGAAAGAGCCCCAACATTTGGTCAAGCTGCAAGTATTAATATTGGAATATATGTATAGAATCTTCCTTTTAGTGATGCGTACGGAGTACAGCGAGGATCCCATTACAACTCTGCAGACAAAgttggttttgttttttccccctccccaTCAATACCCCCAATATCCATGCAATGGTACAATGACTGAGCCTGCCACCCCAGAAGCGAGGATTGCACAAATATACTGTCAGGACGTGACAGCCGAGGAAGGAGCCCACCTAAGATCACAAAGGCGTTTACCTTAGTAGCTAAAAACGTGCACAATGCCCGGCTGCGGTACTGTAGACTAATATCGGATCTCACAAGGGCCCTCCGAGGCATCCAGTGACTACACACAGCGACTGCAGCCTGAAATGGGTGTAATGATGGGACCCCTAACACAAGGCTGCGGCCACTCTGCATAGTCAATGGATGAGCCTTAAAGAGGCGGAAGTGACAGAGGATCTTGTGCTCAGTAAAACGTTTATGTCAATAATGTAAATGGGCATTAGCAGTTGTTCCCCCATTCCACCCTAAAAATTTCTGACGTGGGCTCCGGCTAATGGGGAAAGAGGACAGAGATATAACCATTAACGCAAGTCCTCTTCTTCTCCTTTAATGGTCTTCTTGATGCGCAACAGCATGGTGGTTAGCCACTGGTCTAGGCGGGAGATGGAGTCAAACTCTTTTACCTGTTGGATGAGAAGACTGGTTAGACGGTGGCTCAGATATTAGGCCGGACGGCAGTTTTTGAAAACGATAATCAATTGACTTCTTGGGGCATCCTTGGATACGTTCTTTTTAAAACGGGTTTTCCTGGAATcaccactgatgacctgtcctcgacatacatcatcaatagttgatccgtgAAGATCTGCCACTTGGGCCATGCACCGGCCCACTGCCAGTGTAGCTGATGTCCACGTTGGGGTCAGAGCAGTAAGTGTAACACAGGGTATCGCTCCCATCAATAAGAGCAATGCCTTCTATTAGATTTTCAGCTCTGACCCAAATACAAACGCCCATCTCAGCTGCATTAACAGCGGCcggagaatcagctgatcggtggggatcctgaacAGCAATGAGGATACACAATCAGTGGTgaattcccagaaaacccctttaaaggggttaccccACAAAAAACATTTGTCACCTACTCACAGCGTAGATGAAAAATATCCGATTCCGGACAACTTTGGCCCGATGGCACAGGGTTTTACCTTGCTGGAATATCCCGTCATTGTGGGGGTATATGAGGAGCTGCacatggtcaccaagcagtgaaatgtagtgggaactggtcaatgatgtgtttaagcagaccagtggacccaacccatgccatgagaacacaccccagtatggaaccaccaccagcctgcgcagtgccttgttgacaactggggccAATGGCTTCATGGATCCAcgccacacatgaaccctaccatcacCCAGGAACAATTGGTGCCATGACTTCTTGGACCTCGCCACATGAAGTCCTACAAGGTTCAGTTAGCAACCTCTCAAGTCAGGTGCGGCACTGTGCCCGATGGGGTGGTGTGTAACAGGTgccctctggtgggtcttctcccatattCCATGGACACCAAAGAACGCTGCACGGACCTGCGGGATATACCTGGGGGTCTCCTGCATGGAATGTGGATTTACATACATATTGCTGTCCCATGAGGTTTGGCTTGGACATAAGTGCTGAATAATGAAAATAAGAGGTTCCAGCACATGACGGGCGTGACCGACACACAACGGGCCCCGTGGGTTTCTGGCGGGTCATCCAGTATTTGCTAGACAAAGAagtacagcatgctgcgctattttgtccggGATTATGTATGGGGTCGGTGCCATAGGAGCCTTCGACATAAATGTGAACGAAGCCCAAGGCCACTCACACAGGCGCCTGAAAAAAACACTGTTTTTCAGCGCAGCgtttactgcgttttcagcacagttataaacgcAGCCACGCAGGCTGATCATGCCAGAACTGAAAGAACGAAAACGCGGTAACCACCTGCttccacatgagcagcactgaaaACGCGGTAACCACCTGCTTCCACATGAGCAGCGCTGAAAACGCGGTAACCACCTGCTTCCACACGAGCAGCGCTGAAAACGCGGTAACCACCTGCTTCCACACGAGCAGCGCTGAAAACGCGGTAACCACCTGCTTCCACACGAGCAGCGCTGAAAACGCGGTAACCACCTGCTTCCACACGAGCAGCGCTGAAAACGCGGGAACCACCTGCTTCCACATGAGCAGCGCTGAAAACGCGGTAACCACCTGCTTCCACATGAGCAGCGCTGAAAACGCGGGAACCACCTGCTTCCACATGAGCAGCGCTGAAAACGCGGGAACCACCTGCTTCCACATGAGCAGCGCTGAAAACGCGGGAACCACCTGCTTCCACATGAGCAGCGCTGAAAACGCGGGAACCACCTGCTTCCACATGAGCAGCGCTGAAAACGCGGTAACCACCTGCTTCCACATGAGCAGCGCTGAaaacgcaccccattcatttcaatgggcaaagcatcgCGTTTTAAAAAGGagaaacgcatgaaaatagaacagacagcgcagTAAAAACGCGGCGTTTAATGGCCGTCGGAGAAGTCCAGTTGACATAAATGGCAGTGATTGCGCTGAAAACACAGAAaagaagcgcctgtgtgagagcggccaagTGATTATTAGATCCCCGTAAGACTGCAAGTGAGAAGAAGACGTAAGACTTACCGCGTCTGTATAGTTGTCCACGTTCTGTTCTTCATGAGCGTCCAGAAGCTTCTACAAGGATTGAAGAGATGATTATCCTGAGCGGCCGCCAAGACCGTCCACAGAACTACATTACAAACTAAGGCCTGCAGCCCATGGCGCAGAAGCAAAGAGGCAAGAACAGCAGAGCGCAAGTCTCAGCATATTTCACTTCCCACTTTCAAATCCCCTTTAGCTCCAAGATTCCCTCAAACTCCTTCTGCACATCGAGCGTCCGATTAGATCCTTACCTTAACCAGTTTACACTCTCTGGAGTCGGAGAAGGCCGGGAACATCTCCTCGTACTTCTGGACAGCCAGCTGGGATACAAACACGCGGTTACTAATCCACACTTACCGCCCGCGGTATAAAATACCTGCCGCCGCCCGTTACCTTAGCGTTGTACATATCGATGCAGAAGTGGCAGAGCGCAGCCTTGAAGAAATACTCTTTGGCACTATACTTCAGCAGGGGGCTGTCCATGGCATTAGTGCCAACCTAACGGATGGGCAAAAGGACACGGTCAGGCGCTACATAAGGGACGGCTAGCCGTGAGTCACGTCAACACAAGAAGGCGCTACAAGTCTTACCTGCTCGTAGATTTCTACCGCCTTGGGGTACTGCTCCAGCTGAGCTGCGTAGGTGGCAACCTTCAGCAGACATTTGTTGGCAGAACTGTAAGAGGAAGCGAGAAATGTAATAATGGCGGCAAGGACAAAGCCATCCGGAGGGCACTGAGCGCAGATATATGTAGGAAGGCGAGTCATCATCATTACCTGTTCGACTCCTCTCCCTTGTAGTAATCAGCCGCCTGCTCATAGTGCGCGATTGCCTGCAAAGACATGAGAGCGGTGAAAAAGACGGATGTGATGTAAACGctacaagaaaaagaaaacttaTTAATTCCCTTTTTTTAATATTGGCGCGAGTCAGAATCTAATGCCGCAGTCCTGTGGATTGTGCTGTGATGAAGGTACTCACTCCGCAGCTCACTGCAATCACCCGGATGCAGATTATAAAGCTCTTTTCTTGTTTTACTACTTGTACACCATAAAATCATCCGTATTTGCGCCATAACGGTGTCTCTTCGGTCGGGGCCGGCGCGGCCTTGTGTGTTTTTGCTGAACAACTTGTATTTGTCAttactaccattttggggtacgttaGATTATTAACCATTATAGCCTTTAGGCCGTGGGCGGTGATAAAACACGAACTCATGTGGGATACGTAACATTAACATTGTAGCATGGGTTGCCATGGTTACAGTGACACGTGATGTGCGCACCTTAATACTTGGTTTCCTTACCCCTAAAAATCAATCATTTTATAAGGTAAATTGTTTGGGGTCTTTCTGGACTtgaattttctttttcatttatcACCTTTTTAGTCTTTTTAGCCCCATGAGGGCAGCTTAACACACAACTGTCTCGTGGCTCCTATAATGTTCTTTAACAgttttgtattgcagtgtattatgtattgcagtgtattatacacacATGGCAGAGTCACAGAGAGAACCTTTCCTGTATTGAAAACATTGAGGTGCGGCGGCCgttattgactgcagcatctgagaggttaaaggggttgcatcaAGAGTGTCGTTCGGTGAGGTCTCAATGCGGAGACCACCACTTAGCCAGCGATAGGTGGTCCTGTGTTCCCCTCAGGCTCATAGTCAGAAGACTAAATGGTGCGGCGGTTACGcatctgtggtgctgctgcattcAGTTCaacggggctgacggaaatatctGAGTACAAGATCTCGGCCATCAATGGCAACTCCACTGAAGATGAATGAAGCTGCATGGTGCATGGTGCATGCGTGACCGCCGTTcccttcagtctcctcctcacttggGAACGGGGGGCTGTGTTGCAGTGAGAAGAAAAGGAAGACATGGGACCCCAG
Protein-coding sequences here:
- the NAPA gene encoding alpha-soluble NSF attachment protein, whose protein sequence is MDNSGKEKEAMQLLAEADKKVKSSQSFFSGLFGGSSKVEEACELYARAANMFKMVKNWSAAGNAFCQAAQLHLQVQSKHDAATNFVDAGNAFKKADPQEAINCLLRAVEIYTDMGRFTIAAKHHISIAEIYESELVDIEKAIAHYEQAADYYKGEESNSSANKCLLKVATYAAQLEQYPKAVEIYEQVGTNAMDSPLLKYSAKEYFFKAALCHFCIDMYNAKLAVQKYEEMFPAFSDSRECKLVKKLLDAHEEQNVDNYTDAVKEFDSISRLDQWLTTMLLRIKKTIKGEEEDLR